The Primulina huaijiensis isolate GDHJ02 chromosome 12, ASM1229523v2, whole genome shotgun sequence genome has a window encoding:
- the LOC140990190 gene encoding uncharacterized protein, which yields MGPYQPDMLEYPASSPHTMCERRAENLMRPSQHIDKVMYAQSKEEKEKNHLRLSTSIVAVRWLALQGCAFRGNDESLSSSNRGNFLKLVKAFAKMNTEIDEVVLENAPKNAQYIAPEIQKEILHIMANRVRQMVREEVGDKYFCILVDKARDISKREQMAIILRFVNNQGILAERFFAIKSVSDTTSMNLKNEISNVLVHHDLHVKKIIGQGYNGASNMRGAWNGLQSLFLKYCPYAYFVHSFAHRLQLTLVSAA from the exons ATGGGGCCTTATCAACCAGATATGTTGGAGTATCCAG CTTCTTCGCCTCATACTATGTGTGAGagaagggctgaaaatttgatGAGGCCCTCGCAACATATTGATAAAGTGATGTATGCACAATCTAAAgaggaaaaagagaaaaatcaTCTGCGTTTGAGCACCTCAATTGTAGCTGTTCGTTGGCTAGCACTTCAAGGTTGTGCGTTTAGAGGCAACGATGAATCACTATCTTCTTCTAATCGTGGAAATTTTCTTAAATTGGTGAAGGCTTTTGCAAAAATGAATACAGAAATTGATGAAGTTGTGCTTGAGAATGCTCCAAAAAATGCCCAATATATCGCTCCAGAAATTCAAAAAGAGATTTTACATATTATGGCCAATAGAGTACGTCAGATGGTTCGTGAAGAAGTTGGAGATAAATACTTCTGTATTCTTGTTGATAAAGCCCGAGATATATCTAAACGAGAGCAAATGGCCATTATATTGAGGTTTGTGAACAATCAAGGGATTTTGGCAGAAAGATTTTTTGCCATCAAAAGTGTTAGTGACACTACCTCAATGAATTTGAAAAATGAGATATCAAATGTTCTTGTTCATCATGATCTCCATGTTAAGAAAATCATAGGTCAAGGATATAATGGTGCTAGCAATATGCGTGGAGCGTGGAATGGACTTCAATCATTATTTCTCAAATATTGTCCCTATGCATACTTTGTCCACAGTTTTGCACATCGTTTACAACTGACATTGGTTTCTGCAGCTTAG